The Thermovenabulum gondwanense genome includes a region encoding these proteins:
- a CDS encoding dihydrolipoamide acetyltransferase family protein: protein MAFEVKMPKLGTTMTEGTIIRWIKKEGERVEKGEPLLEIQTDKVNLEEECPESGILKKIVYLEGQVVEVGKTIAIITKEGEEYNDVGKPEEIMEKKQEVTGEIRGNTEEKKNAESETEKVKASPAAKRLARENNIDIKDVNPTGPDGRIVEKDVINYINKTKVTPVAKKIAEEKGIDLSTITKQEGMRITKEDVLSKINENLTLEENIKRIPLSGPRKIIAEKMKKSKIEAPHFYLTLSVDMTNAIKLKEELSVKIEKLTGVKLSLNDIIIKSAARALKEYPMLNSSIENEFIIVKEDINIGLAVALEEGLVVPVIRNADKKGLSEISKESSELIIKARSGKLLPDDYQGGTFTISNLGMFGIEEFKAVINLPESAILAVGKIVKTPVVDENDELKVKPIMKLTLSCDHRIIDGALGAKFLNRIKELLENPVEMLL from the coding sequence ATGGCCTTTGAAGTTAAAATGCCCAAGCTTGGCACTACCATGACCGAAGGTACAATAATAAGATGGATTAAAAAAGAAGGAGAAAGAGTAGAAAAAGGAGAACCTCTCCTTGAAATTCAAACAGATAAAGTAAATTTGGAAGAAGAATGCCCGGAAAGCGGTATATTGAAAAAAATCGTATATTTGGAAGGACAAGTTGTTGAAGTAGGAAAAACCATTGCTATTATAACAAAAGAAGGAGAAGAATATAATGACGTTGGCAAGCCGGAAGAAATAATGGAGAAAAAACAAGAAGTAACAGGTGAAATTAGAGGAAATACGGAAGAAAAGAAAAATGCTGAAAGTGAAACTGAGAAGGTAAAGGCTTCGCCTGCGGCAAAAAGATTAGCAAGGGAAAATAATATAGACATAAAAGATGTTAATCCTACTGGTCCTGATGGAAGAATTGTAGAAAAGGATGTAATAAATTACATTAACAAAACAAAAGTAACGCCGGTAGCAAAGAAAATTGCTGAAGAAAAAGGTATAGACCTTTCTACAATTACAAAACAAGAAGGTATGAGAATTACAAAAGAAGATGTTTTATCAAAAATAAATGAAAATCTTACTTTAGAAGAAAATATAAAACGTATTCCTCTTTCAGGGCCAAGGAAAATTATTGCCGAAAAAATGAAAAAGAGTAAAATAGAAGCTCCGCATTTTTATTTAACATTATCCGTTGATATGACAAATGCCATAAAATTGAAAGAAGAACTCTCGGTTAAAATTGAAAAATTGACGGGAGTGAAACTTTCCTTAAATGATATAATTATAAAATCGGCCGCAAGGGCATTAAAGGAATACCCGATGTTAAACAGCAGTATCGAAAACGAATTTATTATAGTTAAGGAGGATATTAATATCGGACTGGCAGTTGCATTGGAAGAAGGCCTTGTGGTTCCGGTAATAAGAAATGCTGATAAAAAAGGTTTGAGCGAAATTTCAAAGGAAAGCTCGGAACTTATTATAAAAGCACGGAGCGGAAAACTTTTACCCGATGATTATCAAGGAGGAACTTTTACCATTTCAAACCTGGGAATGTTCGGGATTGAGGAATTTAAAGCTGTAATTAATTTACCTGAAAGTGCAATACTGGCTGTAGGAAAAATCGTAAAAACTCCCGTGGTTGATGAAAATGATGAGCTAAAGGTAAAGCCCATTATGAAATTAACCCTTTCCTGCGATCACAGAATAATTGATGGTGCTTTGGGTGCGAAATTTTTAAACAGGATAAAAGAATTGCTGGAGAATCCTGTGGAAATGCTTTTATAA